One window from the genome of Acanthochromis polyacanthus isolate Apoly-LR-REF ecotype Palm Island chromosome 21, KAUST_Apoly_ChrSc, whole genome shotgun sequence encodes:
- the lrrc4ba gene encoding LOW QUALITY PROTEIN: leucine-rich repeat-containing protein 4B (The sequence of the model RefSeq protein was modified relative to this genomic sequence to represent the inferred CDS: inserted 3 bases in 2 codons; deleted 1 base in 1 codon), which yields MRIATLTCLPGPSPFLFLLAQLLLRLLLPGPELVGAASSCPSLCTCSNQASRVICTRQNLEEVPESISVNTRYLNLQENSIQVIKSDTFKHLRHLEILQLSKNQIRQIEVGAFNGLPNLNTLELFDNRLTLVPSHAFEYLSKLRELWLRNNPIETLPGYAFHRVPSLRRLDLGELKKLDFISDAAFVGLINLRYLNLGMCGLKDIPKLTALVRLEELELSGNRLEIIRPGSFQGLVSLRKLWLMHSQVSVIERNAFDDLKNLEELNLSHNSLHSLPHDLFTPLHQLERVHLNHNPWVCNCDVLWLSWWLKETVPSNTTCCARCHAPPFLKGKYIGELDQSHFTCYAPVIVEPPTDLNVTEGMAAELKCRTSTSTTSVNWITPNGTLMTHGSYRVRISVLHDGTLNFTNVTLRDTGQYTCMVTNAAGNTTATAVLNVTAADASVNYTYFTTVTVETVETGGGNDYALVSINETFIHVRPGPTPSDLWTDMVPTTDSSLSPSWSSSSPHTTRPTFTVPITVPGFSGLDDVMKTTKIIIGCFVAITFMAAVMLVVFYKLRKQHQLHKHHGPARAIEIINVEDELGAGAGGRGSGISGGSTVTQSGSSGIGGGQSLRLHHPEIVNLPNLARSEHLNHYYNXHHFNNNMMGLGLGTGPWVGLNNNNNPSPCSQSQTYLFPGYNRPPVGAPTGGTLPSPVPLPXLGLHSSLKGLMGKGQNEPLLFKSGSKENVQETQIW from the exons ATGCGCATCGCCACGCTGACCTGCCTTCCCGGCCCTTCCCCCTTCCTCTTTCTATTGGCCCAGCTGCTACTGCGGCTCCTCCTCCCTGGGCCGGAGCTAGTGGGAGCCGCCTCCTCCTGCCCCTCCCTGTGCACCTGCTCCAACCAGGCCAGCCGAGTCATCTGCACCAGGCAAAACTTGGAGGAGGTGCCCGAAAGCATATCCGTCAACACACGATACCTCAACCTGCAGGAGAACTCGATACAG GTCATCAAGTCAGACACATTCAAGCATTTGAGGCACCTGGAAATCCTCCAACTCTCCAAGAATCAGATACGTCAGATTGAAGTTGGAGCATTCAATGGCCTCCCTAACCTCAACACACTGGAGCTCTTCGACAACCGCCTCACACTGGTGCCATCACATGCCTTCGAGTACCTCAGCAAGCTGCGGGAGCTGTGGCTGCGCAACAACCCCATTGAGACTCTGCCCGGCTATGCCTTCCACCGTGTGCCCTCGCTACGTCGCCTGGACCTGGGGGAGCTCAAGAAGTTGGATTTCATCTCTGATGCAGCCTTTGTGGGCCTCATCAATCTGCGTTACCTGAACCTGGGCATGTGTGGGCTGAAAGACATTCCCAAACTGACGGCCCTGGTGCGTTTGGAGGAGCTGGAGCTGTCAGGAAACCGGTTGGAGATTATCCGTCCAGGCTCCTTCCAGGGCCTGGTGTCCCTTCGCAAGCTGTGGCTAATGCACTCACAGGTGTCCGTCATCGAGCGCAACGCCTTTGATGACCTGAAAAACCTGGAAGAGCTCAACCTGTCCCATAATTCCCTGCACTCCCTGCCCCACGACCTCTTCACACCCCTTCACCAGCTGGAGAGGGTTCACCTCAACCACAACCCATGGGTCTGCAATTGTGATGTGCTTTGGCTTAGTTGGTGGTTGAAGGAGACGGTGCCCAGTAACACCACCTGCTGTGCCCGCTGCCACGCTCCGCCGTTCTTAAAGGGCAAATACATTGGAGAGCTTGACCAGAGCCACTTCACCTGCTACGCTCCCGTCATTGTGGAGCCGCCTACAGACCTCAATGTCACCGAGGGCATGGCTGCTGAGCTCAAGTGTCGCACAAGCACGTCCACAACATCTGTCAACTGGATCACCCCTAATGGCACTCTAATGACCCACGGCTCTTACCGAGTGAGGATATCCGTCCTGCATGATGGCACACTCAACTTCACGAATGTCACCCTGCGAGATACGGGCCAGTACACCTGCATGGTGACCAATGCTGCTGGCAACACTACGGCGACTGCTGTCCTCAACGTTACTGCTGCTGATGCCAGTGTCAACTACACCTACTTTACAACAGTTACTGTGGAAACGGTGGAAACTGGAGGAGGTAACGATTATGCATTGGTTTCCATCAATGAGACCTTCATCCACGTTCGCCCTGGCCCAACTCCCTCCGACCTGTGGACAGACATGGTTCCTACCACAGactcctctctgtctcccagctggtcctcctcctctccccacACCACTCGACCCACCTTCACTGTGCCAATCACCGTCCCGGGCTTCTCAGGCCTGGACGATGTGATGAAGACCACCAAGATCATCATTGGCTGCTTCGTAGCCATTACCTTCATGGCAGCGGTGATGCTGGTGGTGTTCTACAAGCTGAGGAAGCAGCACCAGCTGCACAAACACCATGGGCCTGCTCGCGCCATCGAGATCATCAATGTGGAGGATGAGCTGGGTGCCGGCGCCGGCGGTCGAGGCAGCGGCATCTCAGGAGGCTCCACGGTGACGCAGAGCGGAAGCAGTGGAATAGGAGGTGGTCAGAGCCTCAGGCTGCATCACCCAGAGATAGTCAACCTGCCGAACCTGGCCCGGTCGGAGCACCTCAACCACTACTACAA CCATCACTTCAACAACAACATGATGGGCCTAGGCCTGGGCACGGGCCCCTGGGTGGgcctcaacaacaacaacaacccttCACCATGCTCTCAGTCACAAACATATCTGTTCCCAGGTTACAACCGTCCTCCGGTGGGGGCACCCACTGGTGGCACCTTGCCCTCCCCTGTCCCCCTGC AGTTGGGGCTCCACAGTTCTCTGAAAGGCCTAATGGGGAAAGGCCAGAATGAGCCACTACTTTTTAAGAGTGGCtcaaaggaa aatgtgcaaGAGACTCAAATCTGGTAA